The Chitinophaga flava genome has a segment encoding these proteins:
- a CDS encoding pyruvate carboxylase: MSTPSFKKISKLLVANRGEIAVRVLRAAAELRIRTIAVFTYEDRYSLHRYKADEAYQIGRDDEPLKPYLDIEGLINLAKSQQVDAIHPGYGFLSENVHFARRCQEEGIIFVGPSPEIMARLGDKVAAKALAREAEVPLIEDSRLPLDDVATALQEARRIGFPVMLKAAAGGGGRGMRMVPGEAALERAFLEARSEAAKAFGDDTIFIEKFIEEPKHIEVQLMGDHYGNIIHLYERDCSVQRRFQKVVEIAPSPNLPQHTRDKLYEYALRLAHRVDFNNVGTVEFLVDKAHHIYFIEVNPRIQVEHTVTEEVTGIDIVRSQILIAQGHRLSDPEIFLRGQDDVQLNGFAIQCRITTEDPENNFKPDYGTVIAYRNAGGFGIRLDEGSTYSGVKISPFFDSMLVKVTAWGRTLSGAAGRLHRTLREFRIRGVKTNIRFLENVITNDVFRKGNCTVAFIDQHPELFKLSQIRDRGTKTLMYLADVTVNGHPDIKGRPESRTFRTPVIPSYEPLKPYPAGMKNRLEEMGREAFVQWLRQETPVYYTDTTFRDAHQSLLATRVRTRDMLAVAESYAKNNPEIFSMEVWGGATFDVAMRFLHECPWRRLQLLRKAMPNILLQMLFRGSNAVGYSAYPENLIATFIEKAAENGIDIFRIFDSLNWVEAMAPSIRFVRERTNALAQAAISYTGDVLRPANNKYTLQYYTDLARKLEDAGAHMLAVKDMAGLLKPEAATVLIGTLRDAVKLPVVLHTHDTAGVQAATYLKAIEAGVSVVDTAIASLSGLTSQPNLNSMAAVMDTHARGSRMNLASLNEHSNYWEDVREYYYPFESDMKAGTAQIYENEIPGGQYSNLRQQAESLGLGDKLEEIKQNYAAVNQLFGDIVKVTPSSKVVGDMALFMTSNQLTAEDVLDETRNLAFPASVKGFFRGELGVPYGGFPPKLQQIVLRGERPLAGKPNEHLAPVDFEADFGAFREKYPHTEFLDYLSYHMFPKVFDEYYQHAMVFGNVEAIPTPAFFYGLKQGEEILITLSKGKTIIVKLLYILPADEHGMRTVVFELNGYARKVQVRDHSVKSVVAENKKVTNSAVEIGAPLPGKLSKVLVRSGDVITPNMPLFIIEAMKMETTVTATREGKVKEVLLGEGSMVQQDDLVIEIEK, translated from the coding sequence ATGTCTACCCCTTCCTTCAAAAAAATATCCAAATTGCTGGTGGCCAACCGTGGCGAAATCGCGGTACGTGTACTCAGGGCCGCCGCCGAGCTGCGCATCAGGACGATCGCTGTTTTTACTTATGAAGACAGATATTCCCTCCATCGTTATAAGGCCGACGAGGCATACCAGATAGGGCGTGATGACGAGCCACTGAAGCCCTACCTCGATATTGAAGGACTTATCAACCTGGCTAAAAGCCAACAGGTGGATGCTATCCATCCCGGTTATGGTTTTCTGAGTGAGAATGTACACTTTGCCCGTCGCTGCCAGGAAGAAGGTATTATTTTCGTAGGTCCGTCACCGGAGATCATGGCCCGGCTGGGAGATAAGGTAGCTGCCAAAGCGTTGGCCCGTGAAGCGGAAGTGCCACTGATAGAGGACAGCAGACTTCCACTGGATGATGTGGCCACTGCTTTGCAGGAGGCTCGTCGTATAGGCTTTCCGGTGATGTTGAAAGCGGCGGCCGGCGGAGGCGGGCGGGGGATGCGGATGGTGCCTGGCGAAGCAGCCCTGGAAAGGGCTTTCCTGGAAGCCCGCAGCGAGGCGGCCAAGGCTTTCGGTGATGATACCATCTTCATAGAAAAATTTATAGAAGAACCCAAACATATAGAGGTGCAGCTGATGGGAGACCATTACGGTAATATTATACATCTCTATGAGCGGGATTGCTCCGTTCAGCGCCGTTTCCAGAAAGTCGTGGAAATCGCTCCCTCACCTAATCTACCCCAGCACACCCGTGATAAACTATATGAATACGCCCTCCGCCTGGCACACCGGGTGGATTTTAATAATGTGGGCACGGTGGAGTTTCTGGTAGACAAGGCTCACCACATCTATTTTATAGAGGTGAACCCACGTATACAGGTAGAACATACAGTAACCGAAGAAGTGACCGGGATCGATATTGTTCGTTCCCAGATACTGATAGCGCAGGGGCACCGGCTGTCTGACCCGGAAATATTCCTCCGGGGGCAGGATGATGTACAACTCAATGGATTTGCCATTCAGTGCCGTATCACCACTGAAGACCCTGAGAATAATTTTAAACCCGACTATGGCACCGTCATCGCTTATCGCAATGCCGGCGGCTTCGGGATACGGCTGGATGAGGGTAGCACCTATTCAGGTGTGAAAATCTCGCCGTTTTTTGATTCCATGCTGGTAAAGGTGACAGCCTGGGGCCGCACATTATCTGGTGCTGCAGGCAGGCTGCACCGGACTTTACGGGAATTCCGTATCAGAGGGGTAAAGACTAATATCCGCTTCCTGGAAAATGTGATCACCAATGATGTTTTCCGGAAGGGGAATTGTACCGTGGCTTTTATAGACCAGCATCCGGAGCTGTTTAAACTATCGCAGATACGGGACCGGGGTACCAAAACACTGATGTACCTGGCCGATGTGACGGTCAATGGTCATCCCGATATAAAAGGGAGGCCGGAGAGCAGGACCTTCCGTACGCCCGTCATTCCTTCCTATGAACCACTGAAGCCTTATCCGGCCGGTATGAAAAACCGTCTGGAAGAAATGGGACGGGAGGCTTTTGTACAATGGCTGCGACAGGAGACGCCGGTCTATTATACAGATACCACCTTCCGGGATGCGCATCAGAGTTTACTGGCCACACGGGTGCGTACCAGGGATATGCTGGCGGTAGCAGAGAGTTATGCCAAAAACAATCCGGAGATATTTTCCATGGAGGTATGGGGTGGGGCTACCTTCGATGTGGCCATGCGTTTTCTGCATGAATGCCCCTGGCGGCGACTGCAGCTGTTACGCAAAGCGATGCCTAACATCCTGTTACAGATGTTGTTCCGGGGATCTAACGCTGTCGGCTACTCGGCATATCCTGAAAACCTGATAGCGACTTTCATAGAAAAGGCGGCAGAGAACGGGATCGATATATTCCGCATCTTCGACTCTCTGAACTGGGTGGAAGCGATGGCGCCCAGCATCCGGTTTGTACGGGAACGCACCAACGCTCTTGCCCAGGCAGCCATTAGTTATACCGGCGATGTATTGAGGCCGGCCAATAATAAATATACGTTGCAGTACTATACAGACCTGGCCCGGAAACTGGAAGATGCCGGTGCACATATGCTGGCTGTCAAGGATATGGCCGGCCTGCTGAAACCTGAGGCGGCCACTGTGTTGATCGGAACACTCCGCGACGCTGTGAAGTTGCCGGTAGTGTTACATACACATGATACGGCCGGAGTACAGGCGGCCACCTATCTCAAAGCTATAGAAGCGGGTGTGAGTGTGGTGGATACAGCCATAGCCTCTCTTAGTGGCCTCACTTCCCAGCCCAATCTTAATTCCATGGCAGCTGTGATGGATACGCATGCCCGCGGCAGCCGGATGAACCTGGCTTCCCTGAATGAGCATAGCAACTACTGGGAGGATGTGCGGGAATATTACTATCCTTTTGAGTCAGATATGAAAGCGGGTACGGCACAGATCTATGAAAATGAAATCCCCGGCGGGCAGTATTCCAACCTGCGTCAGCAGGCGGAGTCGTTGGGACTGGGTGACAAGCTGGAAGAAATCAAACAAAACTATGCTGCTGTAAACCAACTTTTTGGTGACATCGTCAAGGTAACCCCCAGTTCCAAGGTAGTAGGTGATATGGCCTTGTTTATGACCAGTAACCAGCTGACTGCGGAAGATGTATTGGATGAAACCCGTAACCTGGCATTTCCTGCCTCGGTAAAAGGTTTTTTCCGGGGAGAGTTGGGTGTGCCATATGGCGGGTTCCCTCCGAAGCTGCAACAGATAGTGTTGAGAGGGGAGCGACCTTTGGCGGGCAAGCCTAATGAGCACCTGGCGCCGGTGGATTTTGAGGCGGATTTTGGTGCTTTCCGGGAAAAGTATCCGCACACAGAGTTTCTGGACTACCTGAGTTACCATATGTTCCCCAAGGTGTTTGATGAGTACTATCAGCATGCGATGGTGTTTGGTAATGTAGAGGCGATCCCTACGCCTGCTTTTTTCTACGGACTGAAACAGGGGGAGGAAATCCTGATTACGCTTAGTAAGGGTAAGACGATTATTGTCAAGCTGTTGTATATATTACCGGCAGATGAGCATGGTATGCGTACGGTGGTGTTCGAGCTGAATGGCTATGCACGTAAGGTGCAGGTAAGAGACCATTCAGTGAAAAGTGTGGTGGCGGAGAATAAAAAGGTAACCAATTCTGCGGTGGAGATAGGGGCACCTTTGCCGGGGAAATTGTCGAAGGTATTGGTGCGGTCAGGTGATGTGATTACACCGAATATGCCATTGTTTATAATTGAAGCAATGAAGATGGAAACAACGGTAACGGCTACTCGTGAAGGAAAGGTGAAAGAGGTGCTGTTAGGGGAGGGCAGTATGGTGCAACAGGATGATTTGGTGATTGAAATTGAAAAATAG